A stretch of the Nicotiana tabacum cultivar K326 chromosome 6, ASM71507v2, whole genome shotgun sequence genome encodes the following:
- the LOC107783890 gene encoding mitogen-activated protein kinase kinase kinase YODA — MPSWWKSSSKEAKKKATKESFIDTLHRKFKSPAEIKSPSKSGGSRRHSSDTASEKGSLSQAQSRASSPSKHVARCQSFAERPLAQPLPLPGLRPANVGRSDSGISASAKSRVEKGSKPSLFLPLPKPACIRHRLDPADTDGELVFASVSSECSIESDDPADSRQRSPLASDYETGSRTAIGSPSSLIVKDQSAAGQISLKETTGPVSLSPSKNVSSVSPKRRPLSSHVTNIQVPPHGAFCSAPDSSMSSPSRSPMRTAGSEQVTSSTLWAGRAYPDLPSLGSGHCSSPGSGQNSGHNSMGGDMSGQLFWQPCRGSPEYSPIPSPRMTSPGPSSRIHSGAVTPIHPRAVGGASELQSSWPDDGKLQSHPLPLPPLTISNSSPFSHSNSVATSPSVPRSPGRAENLASPGSRWKKGKLLGRGTFGHVYVGFNSDSGEMCAMKEVTLFSDDAKSKESAKQLAQEIALLSRLRHPNIVQYYGTETVGDKLYIYLEYVSGGSIYKLLQEYGAFGETAIRSYTQQILSGLAYLHAKNTVHRDIKGANILVDPNGRIKLADFGMAKHITGQSCPLSFKGSPYWMAPEVIKNSSGCNLAVDIWSLGCTVLEMATSKPPFSQYEGVAAMFKIGNSKELPAIPEHLSDEGKDFVRKCLQREPRHRPTAAQLLEHPFVKNAATLEKPNVSPASSDPPYAGINGVKSQGIGQARNSPTSESERLAIHSSRVSKSNFHCSDIHITRNISCPVSPIGSPLLHPRSPQHLNGRMSPSPISSPITMSGSSTPLSGGTGAIPFHHLNQSVYLQEAAQLPQSPYMNGPSYWDPDVLRGTPSGSHAFRELASSQNDALGKQFGRPTTGELFDGQSVLANRVSQQLLRDHVKLVPSLDLNPCPPLEGRTGEA, encoded by the exons ATGCCTTCATGGTGGAAGTCATCATCAAAAGAAGCTAAGAAGAAAGCAACAAAAGAAAGTTTTATTGACACATTGCATCGCAAGTTTAAGAGTCCAGCTGAAATTAAATCTCCCAGTAAATCAGGAGGTTCTCGAAGACATAGCAGTGACACTGCTTCTGAGAAGGGTTCTCTGTCCCAAGCACAATCAAGAGCATCATCGCCTTCCAAACATGTAGCAAGATGTCAAAGCTTTGCTGAAAGGCCTCTGGCCCAACCACTACCACTTCCTGGTCTGCGTCCAGCAAATGTAGGTCGGTCAGACTCTGGAATCAGTGCATCCGCAAAGTCCAGAGTGGAGAAGGGCTCAAAGCCATCCTTGTTTCTGCCTCTCCCCAAGCCTGCATGCATCAGGCACAGACTGGACCCTGCAGATACAGATGGAGAGCTTGTCTTTGCATCTGTTTCAAGCGAGTGCTCTATTGAGAGTGATGATCCTGCTGATTCACGTCAACGTAGTCCACTTGCATCTGATTATGAAACTGGGAGCAGAACTGCTATTGGTAGTCCTTCCAG TTTGATTGTTAAGGATCAATCTGCGGCTGGACAAATTAGCTTGAAAGAAACAACAGGACCAGTTAGTCTTTCGCCAAGTAAAAATGTTTCCTCTGTATCTCCTAAAAGAAGACCTTTAAGTAGTCATGTGACCAATATACAGGTCCCTCCTCATGGAGCCTTTTGCAGTGCCCCTGATAGTTCTATGTCAAGTCCTTCTAGAAGTCCTATGAGAACTGCTGGAAGTGAGCAAGTTACTAGTTCTACTCTATGGGCAGGAAGGGCTTATCCAGATCTTCCTTCACTTGGATCTGGCCATTGTTCAAGCCCAGGATCTGGTCAGAATTCTGGGCATAATTCAATGGGAGGAGATATGTCAGGACAACTGTTTTGGCAGCCTTGTAGAGGAAGTCCAGAGTACTCACCAATTCCTAGTCCTAGGATGACAAGTCCAGGGCCTAGCTCGAGAATTCACAGTGGCGCCGTCACACCAATTCATCCTAGGGCTGTAGGTGGAGCCTCTGAATTGCAGTCTAGTTGGCCTGATGATGGAAAACTGCAAAGTCACCCTTTGCCTCTTCCTCCTTTGACAATCTCCAACTCTTCGCCCTTTTCACATTCCAATTCAGTTGCAACATCTCCCTCGGTGCCTCGAAGTCCAGGTAGAGCTGAGAACCTTGCTAGCCCTGGCTCTCGTTGGAAAAAGGGAAAATTGCTGGGTAGAGGCACATTTGGACATGTTTATGTTGGTTTTAACAG TGATAGTGGTGAAATGTGTGCAATGAAGGAGGTTACATTATTTTCAGATGATGCAAAGTCAAAAGAAAGTGCAAAGCAGTTGGCTCAA GAGATTGCATTGTTAAGCCGGTTGAGGCATCCAAACATTGTTCAGTACTACGGGACAGAAACG GTTGGCGATAAACTGTATATCTACTTGGAATATGTATCGGGCGGGTCCATTTATAAGCTTTTACAAGAATATGGTGCATTTGGAGAAACAGCGATCCGTAGTTATACTCAACAAATCTTATCAGGGCTTgcatatttacatgctaaaaacaCAGTGCATAG AGATATTAAAGGAGCAAATATTCTTGTTGATCCAAATGGGCGCATAAAGTTAGCAGACTTTGGAATGGCAAAACAT ATTACAGGACAATCATGTCCATTATCATTCAAGGGAAGCCCTTACTGGATGGCCCCCGAG GTTATAAAGAATTCTAGTGGCTGCAACCTTGCTGTTGATATATGGAGTCTTGGATGCACCGTCTTAGAAATGGCTACATCCAAGCCTCCTTTTAGCCAGTACGAAGGG GTTGCTGCTATGTTTAAGATTGGGAATAGTAAAGAACTCCCAGCTATACCAGAACATCTCTCAGATGAAGGAAAAGATTTTGTGAGGAAGTGCTTGCAGCGTGAGCCCCGTCATCGTCCTACTGCTGCTCAACTATTAGAGCATCCTTTTGTGAAAAATGCTGCAACTCTGGAGAAGCCAAATGTTTCTCCTGCATCTTCTGATCCTCCATATGCAGGAATAAATGGCGTAAAATCTCAG GGCATTGGACAGGCAAGGAACTCACCTACGTCAGAATCAGAAAGACTTGCAATCCATTCGTCCAGAGTTTCAAAATCTAATTTTCACTGCAG TGATATCCACATTACAAGGAACATATCATGCCCTGTCTCGCCGATTGGTAGCCCTCTTTTACATCCAAGGTCACCTCAACACCTAAATGGGAGGATGTCTCCTTCACCCATATCAAGTCCTATCACCATGTCTGGCTCATCAACACCTCTCTCTGGAGGGACTGGTGCTATCCCATTTCATCACCTTAATCAGTCAGTTTACTTACAGGAGGCAGCACAACTTCCACAGAGTCCTTATATGAATGGGCCTTCGTACTGGGATCCTGATGTTTTACGAGGGACACCGTCAGGATCTCATGCTTTCCGGGAACTGGCATCCTCTCAAAATGATGCTCTTGGAAAGCAGTTCGGGAGGCCTACGACAGGAGAGCTTTTCGATGGGCAGTCGGTGCTGGCCAATCGAGTGTCTCAGCAACTCCTAAGGGATCATGTGAAACTGGTTCCTTCACTAGATCTGAACCCTTGCCCTCCTTTGGAAGGTCGCACAGGTGAAGCATGA
- the LOC107777003 gene encoding short-chain dehydrogenase TIC 32, chloroplastic-like, with product MWFLSKKGASGFSANSTAEEVTYGIDASALTAIVTGASSGIGAETARVLALRGVHVIMGVRNISAGKQVKEAIIRDVPEAKIDAMELDLSSLASVRNFASNYNSLGLPLNLLINNAGIMATPFTLSKDKIELQFATNHVGHFLLTNLLLETMKRTATHSRKEGRIVNVSSRRHKFSYHEGIRFDKINDQLGYNGLSAYGQSKLANVLHANELARRLKEGGVEITANSLHPGAIATDLFRQHSIISGVVNILGKHVMKNVQQGAATTCYVALHPDVKGVSGKYYSDCKIAETSPQAKDAELAKKLWDFTMRLVD from the exons ATGTGGTTTCTAAGCAAAAAGGGTGCTTCTGGGTTCTCTGCAAATTCAACAGCTGAGGAAGTAACTTATGGAATTGATGCCTCTGCTCTTACTGCCATTGTTACTG GAGCATCAAGTGGAATCGGTGCTGAAACTGCACGTGTTCTTGCATTGCGGGGTGTGCATGTAATAATGGGGGTCAGGAATATCTCTGCTGGTAAACAAGTTAAAGAGGCAATCATTAGAGATGTTCCAGAAGCTAAAATTGATGCCATGGAGTTGGATCTCAGTTCACTTGCATCAGTGAGGAATTTTGCATCAAATTACAATTCCTTAGGCCTTCCTCTAAACCTGCTTAT TAACAATGCAGGTATCATGGCAACCCCATTCACACTTTCCAAGGATAAGATTGAGCTGCAATTTGCAACAAACCATGTTG GCCACTTTCTTTTGACAAATCTATTGCTGGAGACCATGAAAAGAACGGCTACTCATAGCAGAAAAGAAGGGAGGATTGTTAATGTCTCCTCACGACGCCACAAATTTTCGTACCATGAAGGGATTCGGTTTGACAAAATCAATGATCAATTAGG GTATAATGGGCTGTCTGCATATGGTCAGTCAAAGCTTGCCAATGTGCTACATGCTAATGAACTTGCTAGACGTCTGAAG GAAGGGGGCGTGGAGATTACAGCGAATTCTCTTCACCCAGGAGCCATTGCCACTGACCTTTTCCGTCAGCACAGCATTATCAGTG GCGTTGTTAATATCCTTGGTAAGCATGTGATGAAAAATGTTCAGCAG GGGGCTGCAACAACATGCTATGTGGCTTTGCATCCGGATGTTAAAGGTGTAAGTGGCAAATATTATTCGGACTGCAAGATAGCTGAGACAAGCCCACAAGCTAAAGATGCTGAATTGGCAAAAAAGTTGTGGGATTTTACCATGAGATTAGTTGACTAA